From Chryseobacterium joostei, the proteins below share one genomic window:
- a CDS encoding peptide-N-glycosidase F-related protein, whose product MYKRLFFSSIFLAGLFKSQTTTMTNLISQAVYYDGYAAPVSTPVPSGLIRLGNTRYAKKITDAELDSFKAKIAMRVSIGALCDNYDRLGEVFLAMVPKNQPTYTMDDANVKRIEVGRYITPFMNKNRTPNEVPYTYDISNLYNVFHDTTLRNTYDMYMELDVFGVPYAAQTQVQGCTGRIDVFSGTLTFFSTDVGATPTDYNTLVPLLSYSRVNNYNSTDVTGETVRIVSFNLPNPVTNAHFSVISTPHGANEGGEEYIRRQNYTYVDDVQVLTYTPGGISCEPFRVYNTQGNGIYGGAPSSFAEWTAWNNWCPGNSVPIRGFTIPSMTAGNHTLKHTIPTAVFNQQQGDVYLSVYMQGKSDATLNVKDIKTIDVNIYPNPTSDFVTVKSKEDVASMSLFSIDGRKLTEIYKENRINLSSYAAGVYFLNIVLKDGTTFKHKIIKK is encoded by the coding sequence ATGTATAAAAGGCTATTTTTTTCAAGTATCTTCCTTGCAGGTCTTTTTAAGTCACAAACCACCACGATGACTAATTTGATCTCGCAGGCAGTCTATTATGACGGTTATGCAGCACCAGTCTCAACTCCTGTACCTTCCGGTCTTATCAGACTTGGAAACACCCGGTACGCAAAAAAAATTACAGATGCGGAACTGGATTCTTTTAAAGCAAAGATTGCCATGAGGGTGAGCATAGGAGCCTTATGTGATAATTATGACCGTTTGGGCGAGGTTTTTCTGGCTATGGTACCCAAAAACCAACCTACATACACCATGGATGATGCCAATGTTAAAAGAATTGAAGTAGGCAGATACATTACTCCATTCATGAATAAGAACCGTACTCCTAACGAAGTTCCTTATACCTACGACATCAGTAATCTTTATAATGTATTTCACGACACAACGCTCCGAAATACCTATGATATGTATATGGAACTGGATGTTTTTGGAGTTCCTTATGCTGCCCAAACACAGGTTCAAGGATGCACAGGAAGAATTGATGTTTTTTCAGGAACCCTGACTTTCTTCTCAACAGATGTAGGAGCAACTCCTACTGATTACAATACACTTGTTCCTCTGTTAAGCTATAGCAGGGTCAATAATTATAACAGTACAGACGTTACCGGTGAAACGGTGAGAATTGTAAGTTTCAATTTACCCAACCCTGTTACCAATGCCCATTTCTCTGTAATATCTACTCCTCACGGTGCTAATGAAGGTGGTGAAGAATATATACGAAGACAAAACTACACTTACGTAGATGATGTACAGGTCTTGACCTATACACCAGGAGGAATATCCTGTGAACCTTTCAGAGTATACAATACCCAAGGCAATGGAATTTATGGTGGAGCACCATCTTCATTTGCAGAATGGACTGCATGGAATAACTGGTGCCCGGGGAATTCTGTTCCTATCAGAGGATTCACCATCCCTAGCATGACTGCAGGAAACCACACATTAAAACACACAATACCAACAGCGGTATTTAACCAGCAACAGGGAGATGTATATTTATCAGTTTATATGCAGGGAAAAAGTGATGCTACCTTGAATGTTAAGGATATCAAAACCATTGATGTTAATATTTACCCCAATCCTACTTCTGATTTCGTTACTGTAAAATCTAAGGAAGACGTGGCCTCAATGAGTCTTTTCAGCATTGATGGTAGAAAACTAACTGAAATTTATAAAGAAAACAGAATTAATCTTTCTTCTTATGCGGCAGGAGTTTACTTTTTAAATATTGTATTGAAAGACGGAACCACTTTTAAACATAAAATCATAAAGAAATAA